The window ccatagcgtgaagatatataactttgagcactccacaaacaaaggactattcaacacaaaaagaatttttcagttcgaatcggtagtttctgagattagccattactgctccgctcctattgggtatagcgtgatgatatatagcctatagcactctacgaacaaagggctatccaacgcaaaaagaatttttcagtttggaccggtagttcctgagattagccattactgctccgctcccattggttatagcgtgatgatatatagcctatagcactctacgaacaaagggctatccaacgcaaaaagaatttttcagtttggaccggtagttcctgagattagccattactgctccgctcccattgggtatagcgtgatgatatatagcctatagcattccacgaacaaagggctatcctacgcaaaaagaatttttgcGTAGGataggtagttcctgagattagcgcgttcaaacaaacaaactcttcagctttatataatagtatagaagtatagatttttaCTTGCttataaaaggtttttatttttaaataaaactagcgtgtataaaacatatattacttggctaatgcatttaaaatttaaaacataattgcaGTGGTGTTTCCCCTCATCACTAATTATTATTCCTTTATATTTCTCCGTAAGTAGGTGACCTTTGTACCGTAATGTCATTAAGATACAGTTTCTTTTTACTTGACCCACATTTATTCAACAGCGGTAAGGTCTTGCATACATATACGTGACCATTCatttacgaaataaattatgtgcccgcaataataattgtattatatacaacaaaaaaggcggtttaaaagtttaaaaaaaaacaatagatgTGATTTCTCTTGtttggataaaaaaaactcaaaatatgGAAAACGGCCGCCGAGaggttttttatagtttaaagtaGGTTTTACAACTAACATACTAACTATACAGTTTATGTCTAGTAAGAATAGTGTAGTGTTAATGTAATGTCGATATAAAGGTGTTGCTTCACTGGCCAAtttcaaattacacaaaactgTCTTAAATCCGCACTGGCCAGTACTAtacatgaaaaattaaaaaaaaacagcataaCCTttgcagtaaataaaaaaataattttaacaaaaaattaaaccgccttcaaaaaccactcaaaaccaaaaaataatttcacatacaagtatatattggataccaattttggagtcggtgcctaattaaaattgctatttgttgcatagtccatctatgagttaaatttctttcaaatcaattaaaaggagtaggtttgcgtgaactacaacatacacagtgaaaggtgtaataccaagcacatgtatggtgtttcatctttttatttcctcttttttcgaggcagggagtgtaatacacccacatttgaccagctatatgtaacaggggaagaatttgggtagtgtacagttcacaaatttaaatatttccttaatagcttccatttgctgtgctgcggcgatgtgtttatctccggtgacgatctgacttgctgactttgtacgctggcaacacattgttttcgtatattcgttaatgtatttatctagcttaactagcaattttaattaggcaccgactccaaaattggtatccaatatatacttgtatgtgaaattattttttggttttgagtggtttttgaaggcggtttaattttttgttaaaattatttttattttttgcttttttgtgttagtaaaaatagaccgtctcaatggcataattgtgtttcgctcacgatacgactatcgcgctgaggagttacacctctgagtaccactgaaaaggggaaaagttgtgatgctatatatatgtatataagaagtagattcaagtaaacctaacgcaaaaacacaactgatattatttggctcacagtacaactatcgcgctgtggtgttacacttctgcctacccctgaaaaggggaaaagatgtgatgctatatatatgtatgtatgtaagaagtagagtcaactaaacccaacgcaaaaacacaactaatgtgtttcgctcgcagtacgactatcgcgctgaaatgttacacctttgcctacccctgaaaaggggaaaaggtgtgatgctatatatatgtatgtaagtagattcaagcaaacctaacgcaaaaacacaactgatatatttggctcacagtacaactatcgcgctgtggtgtaacacctctgcctacccctgaaaagggtaaaaggtgtgatgctacatatatgtatgtatgtaaaagtggagtcaactaaacccaacgcaagaacacaactaatgtgtttcgcacgcagtacgactatcgcgatgaaattatacgcctctgcctacccctgacacggggaaaaggtgtgatgctatatatatttatgtaagaagtagattcgaggaaacctaacgcaaaaacacaactgatatatttggctcacagtacaactagcgcgctgtggtgtaacacctctgcctacccctgaaaaggggaaaaggtgtgatgctatatgtatgtatgtatgtaagaagtagagtccactaaacccaacacaaaaacacaactaatgtgtttcgcacgcagtacgactatcgccctcaaatgttacacctctgcctacccctgaaaaggggaaaaggtgtgatgctatatatatgtatgtaagaagtagattcaaacaaacctaacgcaaaaacacaactgatatatttcgatcatactttaactattgcgctgtggtgttacatctctgcctaccccctaaaaaggggaaaaggtgtaatgctatatacatatatgtatgtatgtaagaagtagagtcaattaaacccaatccaaaaacacaactgatatgtttcacacacagtacgactatcgcgatgaaatgttacgcctctgcctacccctgacacggggaaaagatgttacgctatatgtataagtatgtgagaagtacagtcaacgaaactcaatgcaaaaacataactaaatacgtcacaggaaagctaaattcgcgatttcgttttcttggacgacataaatattctagtttttttaattttaaaaaccaaactaccgaagtgatcttgaaaaaaatgttatgggaccaatctggagagaaattctttcgaataaaaaaagaattttccaaatcggttcagaaatgagcgagttctgaggtaacaaacatagaaaaaaaaaaaaaaaaaaataaaaaaaaaaaattcacgtcgaattgataacctcctccttttttttgaagtcggttaaaaaaaatatatcataaattgaaatatattcatCAAATATCGATAACGCCTCTAATATTAGAATGAAAGGCTTACTTGTTGGAATATTTgggattgtaatatttttctaaggAATGGTTGCATGTTTTTTCTTGTTCTTACGAACGCTTCGTCATTGAATGTTATTAGCTGGCCGTTTTCAATtctgaaacaaatttatttattacagtaaaGCAGAAAAAAATGAGGTCTTTATGGTAAGATATTTGCGCTACATTAAGACTGAAATTTAtcaacatactttttttttctagtatgagactataaaatattaattagagaaaaaccaaaaataaatttaatgcacACGGTTGTATAGAACACATTCCtttgcttatttttaaaaaaaaaatacaaacgcatgacagtaaataaaaatgtcttacTTAATCGCATCTCGATAGCCACCTATTAAGCAGACTAACGCGCGTAGGAACGCTCTTGACACGGCATCACCCAATGCATTCTTATCACTTAAAGCTTTTTTTAAACTCGCTACCTGAAATtataaacactttttaatacataaaacaaataaaaaatagatagttaaataaaactattattcgaattttattgagattttttataattttctgtcgACGTCCAAGTCTCTCCCCCCATGATCATTAAGGCTGCAAGACTTGGCAACGtcgaaaattataacataaaaaaccgcgataaaatccaaaagaaATAGTTTTACATCAATATGTTCCATTCACGAAAacaagaaattatataaaaaagatagtatttcaacatatttttgggtacatttaactataaaaacggactgatcattttatttcttgtgtTTCAGAATGCCGAGTGCAGTACAATACCACGCGGTGTTATTTATGGTTGGTTTACGTTTGTATGTACCGGTTATGTGCGGAACATATCAAGGGTAGCAAGGCTAATTgatttaacccatttaccagcggaatgtttgccggcaaacatgacagttacatgacattacgtgtgtcacgggaatataaccttattatatactacataataaggttatttttccgtgacacgtgtaatgtcatgtaactgtcatgtttgccggcaaacattccgatgctaattgacttaagcgacattttttgtgaCACAAAtgttcatacatatttaagatcagctcttttttctatgttttttttaaggtagttaaaatttttccaaAAAACAAAGTTGcgtaagtcaattagcctttcaaccgtcaataTTATTAGCCAAACGACAGGCGTCGTGGTTTCGATtctataaaaacaacaaacatcttcgttataaattacaaataattacttactaaaTCAGGCGGAAGACTTTCTAAATCATGAAATGGAGATCTAAGCTCGTTTGCATCTACATCTAATACGACCACATCACCAATTTCAGACATTCTTACATtctgtaacaaaaatatgtgttattgtccatatgtaataaaacatttaaaagtggtacaaataaataaaactgccTGCCATTTCTCTTCGCAGGTTGACAGAAACAAAATATGCTTTTCTATGTTTTTGACTTATATCCGATACGGATTTGGTGGTCTTGGTCTAAATTTCATTGgaaaatgaaaatgtataaatatcgTATAAAATGTTCACTGGCTTTCTAGTCAGAGCATCGTAACAGTCTCTTTATAATAGAAAAGTCAACTTAGTTTCAAAGTTGCAAATAGATtgattaaggttatagcttaaggtccatttttcatacattttgtttcacctttaatctgggtaactaaacaagtattgacaagtaaagaaatttcgtcgtattaaattttaaaggccgaaatatccatgcatattaattatttttacgtttttctttcaactgcgagaactaatcactaactagacgtgaatttaaattctttacttgtcaatacttgtttagttacccagattaaaggtgaaacaaaatgtatgaaaatggaccttaaggaTTCGCTAGTCGCGTAAAATCTATAATAGCCAGATATAACAACATTGTATACAATTGTAACGATATTGCTTAAAGTACTCCACAATGTTACAATTAATTGTGTAAGTTGTTGGTTAATTTAATTCTCACCGACAAATATCGCCTGAAATCTGTATATATTAAGTGCACGCACAATAGTAAACAACGTAAACACATAATGttgtatatacaaaattttactcgCGGCTCGGCGCGCATCCAAGACTTTGCCATTTATGTCCCAGTGTAGTCCCTGTGTTTTCCGGGCTAAAAGTAGCTTTTGTTAATTCAGTATACGATCTATCTGTAGACCAAATATTGCTCAAATCCGTTAAGCTGTTTAGACTTCCGGCATTTTCTAACATTAATCTTAATTTCTTACAACTTATTCTCgttataggtaataatatacCAAAATTGAAACTCACATCCATCACACTCCTAGGAACTCCAATGAGAAACGGCATTGGCGCCAGCAGATAATCAACCAAATGCTTCGGCAGTATAGGTATGAATATATGCTGCCAGGACATCGGGAAGAGCGTCGCGTTCGCGGCTTGCACGCACGCGGAGAGGCGCGACGGCTTCGACGCGACGATCGCGACGCGCCGCTCGTGCAGCAGCGCCGCCCACAGACCGGCCATGCATTTCGTGTCCACAGCGCTGAAGTACTCCGTTAGGTTGCACTGAAAATTTGGGGTGTTGTGAATAAAAGTactataatcaaatataatatgtacgttGCGAAGGTCAATTGTGTGCGACAAGACCAAGGTCCGCAGGTACAGAAAACAGGGCGGCATACAGGCAGACTTTTAGAATTTACCTGCGCATTGGTTATTGCCCTACTTTAACAGTAAAGGAACacataattagaaaattaaaatgactaatCATTCTCCATAGGAAAATACGAAAGTACATGAAGTCTGGCAACCTGCAGACCCGTTTAGTGGATTgaggactaatccctctcagtagcataGCAGGTCCCGGcccagcagtgtgacagtaaaatatacaagaatcgtattattgatataataattaccTACATTTGGTTTGGTGTATAAAGCCAGTAGATGGtagtatttatattctaaaaaagGTTCATAAACTCATAATagctattaaataatataaatagggTGATCCCATCTTTACCTACCTTCCTTCTTTAATGGAAAGGTAAGACGGGTTTTTAGGCGTCGGAAAATCGCATTCCCTACCATGAAATGAATAACAATCTATCAATCCGCTGTTTTCTGTGCAACGGTAATACAacctcaaatattatttttacgttcgGGTATACGAGTATTGTTATTGAGCAATAAAATTCTAACAGTAGGACactttaaagttattattatcatattcatTATCATATTCCCTGCGTATTATGGCCACACACTCACATTTTCTGGAATACTTGGTAGTTTAGCGTCTGGACTCTGACAGGTGAAGGCGCTGTGGCCCGCGTCGTAGATAACCTTCAGCGTGTGACCCGGCATCGGCGGCCGGATGCGACATGCTTCCAGAAACGAAGTCAACTGACTTTTCTCGGGGCTATGTATTATATTCgctatacaatttaataacctgcaatagaaattttaaattgaaacagttgttttcaataaataaaacaaagggcCAGCTGGACTTTATATATATGAGAGATGGAAGTCCTGTGATGTAAAggccaaacaaaaaaataacttctttTTCTTAATACTAACTGATATACGGCCTAAGCACAGCGTTAAACTTTGCGGCAGTAGCTTGAAATTTTGCGTACGTTTCTTATGTGATGAAATGAGCAGTAAGAAAACAATTTAGAACATTCATGCCTTATGGGGATTAAATTCCATAAGCCCATTGGCTTTAAAGGAAACAGCTGAAATTCGCTGCGCTACATACAAATCTCGCAACAGCAGTTAGTTTTATAACCCAATAAAGGCATAGACTACATAATGTAATTGCGATCACTGATGTTAGAGAATCATATGTGGATGAATTGTGCTGTATAGAACTATAATTGTAACATCCTTGTCTCGCGAATCAAGTTTATAGTGATGACGCGGCGGTAAAGGTATTATGGACAATTGGTCGTATAGCAATGTACAATTGGCGTATAGAACGTAGAGATGACAATTTAGATAGTTGATAATGCTTTATAGGGTAACTCATagaataaattgtaaacaataccAATTTTGCTATCGCCACATTGaccacaaaacaaacaaaatttatactCATATATAGTGTTAGTCGGTTTCTGGTAAAAATGCACCGTTTCAAGGAATATTAAGTCATGAATCGGCAAGTTACAATCGTGACGTGGTTTTGTCTCATCATCTACATTGgcgttattataattatccaaAAAAGAATTACCTTCATTGAGGTGACTAATAATTTTGCATGcgccaaataattataaaagcacgtagttcacataatattactatcatattataattacacttCTAAGATTGGGGAACGTGGGAATTTTTATGTTCTTTCAAGAACCTCAGGTATGCGACAAGATTGCTCCACCTAAACGAAGCTTAAAGAATACAAAGATAAGCCTAATGCTAACTTTAGACTATAAAGTTTTTGTAGCAATATATAGCGCAAAACTTCCAATTGCGTGttcatttcaaataattgtATTGCCATTTCACTAGCCGCAAGTCGCACCAGCTTCAATATTTGcagaattttgaaaatgttcagcTTGTCGTGATTGTTTACTCGGTAAGAATTGCGTGCAAATTTCGAATTcactaaaaattatttaactattcGATAATCTATGAGGTATTACGTATTTACacgattaaatatttacaaatataactaacgttctaaattataaaattaattacaactaTTTGTTAAGATGGGTGTAAAATATGCGTTAagttttgtacattttaatattacattaagcCTTATCGATTTAGTAAACCCGCTGGACACCGCGACAGTAATTTAGGTATTTCATGCATCTCAGATTTCATCAATATACCAAACACTCATAATCGTTTTCGTTGATCatgtaatattcaaataacatgtaattgtaattttagacGATTATTaggcaaataaaaatgttaaggtTTTGCACAACAGCCTCATAAACAATTCGCTTATgcaacaatgtaatataattcctaaaaataaaatatcacaaaccAATTACATATTTGTTTCGAATTGCATAAAATTTATTGGCTGGGCAGATAGTTTTAAAGTAATGATAACAACAACAGTTAAAGTTATAACACAATCAGTAATTTGTTGGCATACTCCTTGCTATGTGTCAAGCAAAATAATTGTAGTCAAAGGGTGAGCTTTTCCCTCATAAAAGAAAACTTCTACACTAAAACTACTCTATAATCTCGGCTTAAAGCTTTCCGAgttcataacattttataagcACATACGATAAGAAGGGTTCCGTGACCATccaaaaatcaattatttatataaaaagttcaTTCAAACATACATGATGTAAGTTATGAATAATATTCAACATGAATTATTCGAATGACGTATTACGTATACCTACACTTATGGTGCACTCTAGCGTCCCTCCTAGTGGGTCGATTAGGACAAATGGAGGTGTCTATCTTTTCGTGTTTATTGTgacataatatttcttataataattataaatactaatatttgtgCAATTATTTGGATAATGCGACTACCGTTATATTATACCCTGGAAATATTGACTTATttcatacttttaaattatgttcgTGTCTTcgtaatcagattttttttattttaattcataataaataatgataactttaatgtttattaaacagcCTATTCAAATGATGATGAACCAAAAGCAGTATTACGTAACACTTCAGAAAAATACTTAAGGAGAGTATTCGCACGATGCGAACTTGCCGACCTAATGAGGTGGCCCAAAAAGACAAACCAAAACTGGTTTGTACATTAGAATTCCTTCAACCCAGAGCTGAAATGCATTATTACCGTCAGTAGCTTATTCACATCAGATgccaatataaataatgttttatcctGCCAATGTAATAGGCCAAAACGAATGACATTGaccgacaaaaaaaaattaaaattatttacggtattttttattaatttcaattatagcTCTAGTACTGGCCATaatgattacaataataacaataataaaaaaaaggtttactatcctcgatatttaataaaatttagataattcaatattcataaaagCATCTAAATTTTAACGTGAGCGATAGGTTATTTTCTCTGTTTAGTCAATCGTTAATACATGTAAACGGAGCTGTCGTGACGAAGCCAATTTGTTATTTGATCTTTTAACACAAGTTCATAATAACACCGATATTAAATATCAATCGACAGTCAAGGTTCGCCAATCAGGCACACGGGCGTAGCAACACACGAGCAAATAAAACTTCGCTAGGCAATAAataatacgtataaaataaGTAGATAATCATACTCGTTTTATGTTATCAATTGTGTTTTTAGTCTAAATTTTGTGATTAGCGTTTGAATCGCCGCGGCATTGTTGAATCACACTTCACAGGTGATATGAGTCATGGGCAGAGCGGGTACTTTTACAATCGCTTACGTAGTCGATCTGTGCATTTATGAATAAGATTTCAAGTCATTGCTAAATGGATTCAGTTTTGTACATCGCCAGTAAAGTTTAGAACAGCAGTTTATGATAGACCTTTATGGGTATTTACCGCTCCAAACTGTAGTAATTATAATAGGGCAAATGAATATGGAGCAAGTATGTCTCCTGGCGCTTGGTGATCACCGCCACTTAGAATTATCCACAATACCTAAGATATTGCCGAATTGTGGAAACGAAAAGCAAATTTGGACAATGTGGTtgcgtaatattaaaaataatactcacttataaaatatgtcatGCCAAGGCAGGTGTGACAGCAACACCAGTGATGTGTTGGATTTAGGATCATATCGACAAAAACAAAATGTGTACTTGGAATCCACTGATGTCAACACAAATGAATAGTGTTGGGCAAATGTACTGAAAATGGAAAGAAATCTTTATCAtatcaattataaatactttaattattatgtgacaataattcaaaataacacagtaataatactaataacaaacaatactcaCTTTTCTAAGGCACATGGAAATGTGAACTTAGGTACATTTTTCAACTCTTCTTCATTTTTGTATGACTCTGGATATTTCCTTAAAATATATGGGTCCTTTCCAAGCTCGCCTGGTGACACTTCACAGAATACTTCAAACAAATAACGTACAGTgtctctaaaaaatataataacaattattaatttcacaaataaaagtatataaaaaatatgttaattttataaaagtgatATGAAAAtgatcttttaaaaataaagaattatttgttttattattttttgtttttagtaaatatGAAGTTTACCACTGACAATCTGTTGTATTTATACATCCTCTATAAGGagatttttgtaatgttaatatttaatttgacatCACAATAAGTATTTTTCAGCTTAAGTTTGaatacaatgtaaaaaatattatatacaagtactaactttcaaacatataatatagtttttatttaaatatgatatttcatatataaaataaatttttattatgtactatatttttaaagacaCATTATTCACAAACATACATCAAATTGCATAGTAAGTTTTCTTGTGGTATTACATTACTATGCAtcatcaattatatttattgtaaatgttatgTAACTAACATTTTGTAGTAAGATAtgtcaatgttatttaaatattgttaaaattatacataattatttatacatttacatatgTTCTAcctaacaaaaattatatttgtctcCTACAGACTAGTCATgggattttataaaaagttaaaatcctgcactttattttttatatactaattGAATACCCATTGTAGGTTGAGTAAAATACCAACTATAAGAAACCTAGCTTATACACATAAAATGATTGGTTTAAGCAGATCATTCAATGTTTCAAGATAACATAGCACTTAAATACAAATCATTAATATTGATACTACTCTTAGCAATAATGGAATGTAGAAATATAGTAACTCCtattatgtacattattatGTCATATCTAAATATTGACTATGagattttcaataaattaagcaAAATGTATAATAGTATTCAATTGTGTAAATAAAGTCATGTAAATGTAGAATAAGtaaaatcatacaaaaataagAACTCTCTTGACATTCTCATTTTATAGTTAATCTTTATTGTTTGATTATTACAATGTACCAGGATGTGATAGGATATTAGTTAATACTATCTACTTATAAGCATTGCTACACTAAAATGCACAGTATTCAAGGTTTCCAGGTATACATGATATTGTTGAccttaacccgtgaggtagctgaatgtttgccggcaaacattgacagctaggCGTgttacggaaaaataaccttattatgtagtatatattatgtagtatataaggttataatcccgtgacacacgcaaatgtcatgtagctgtcttggctcgccggcgagccacgagagaccaagagttaatataccaatttttaagtaggtatatatgCCAATATCATTCCTCAGTTATTGTGATAAAATCTAAGATCTGAGTCTACAGCTTTGGTACATCTCAAATctcatagattttaaataagatGAATGCAATCTATTACATGAGTTATAACATATATGTCattttcatacaataaataaacaagtggATCAAACCctattatagaattatttttgtctatgaacaaaaacatgttttgtGTGTATATTCTTCATATCAATGAGTTTCCCACTGATTGATTTGAAAGACATAAACAATCCTCTTATAGTAGACCGACactaaatattactaaatttgGTAGCTGTCTGATTATAATACACTTGTATACTTCCTATTCCATCAACAAAATATGATACAACattgaatatttcaaataattttattctgttgATGACTATGTTTAAaatgatacatttatattttttcctttagtCTAATTATAGCATTCGTTATCTCAGAACATGTGAATGTAACAAAGAATGAAAGAATATTCATATTCAAAGCAATTCTGCAGCACATGATTACAGGAAATCATATCAACGGATGGCTGAGAGTCGTTATCTATTGGGGAACGGAAGGATTCAATCAAATTGAAAGGTAAATAAAACAACGCAGCAAAATGGAGTGCTAAACACTCCTGCCCCTAACGTTTTGGTGAGGTTAGATATTGTTCTAATAGGTTTGAAGCGCGTTTTCAATTGATCCGAACCGCAACCGTGAAGGTGACGAGTGAATAAATAGACTGCTAACAATTACCTTATTCTGGAACCCATGTCTCGACGTGGACTATGaaattttgattacattttacACGGCATCCAATACGCGGCAACTTGCTAGAGAATTCACTTATCATGAAACATCACAAGCCATAGAAGACTACTTTCTAATCgcaatgaacattttaaaagcttttttCGTGTATATCCAAACTATTACGAAAGACGGATGATACGATGTTATCCCCGCTGCTCCACTGGCAACTTGAGCAACAATCACAAAGCATTCACAAAATATTCTCTCTACCCCTTTTTTGCAAGTATAAATATCAGCTATCTATCTCTTTCTcatgctaaaaatataatttacgatAGTGCCTATGTGCAAAAGCCAAAATCTATGTCAATCACATCGACACGCAGTGTTGCCAATTCTTTTTTTACTGAACCCACCAAAATTATTGcactgtaattataaaaaaaagaattaacaacTTTATACGCTATcgttaaaattgaattattagtATCGCTGCATCAGCAATTTGACGCTTCTcaaggatatttatttataaatagcagTAGTGCACTTTGCCCCTATAATTTTCTCTctttttagattgtttttttttctatacagtATAATTTTAGCAGAAAatagctttttatattatgtgacaaaaagtgtataatattttagtggATTAAGTTTTCCTCTTTTTAATTGTTCTAAATGAATCTTAACACAAATCACCGGCCACTCAAACCAATAGTTTTGTTTGCTAATAGAAGACTCCAAGCCACCAATTTTAGAGATAAATTCACTAAGTCGGGAACACTAATGAGACGTCTCTAAAAGTCGTTCCATACGACGCagatactataaataaattacattgaacatttagttaaaaaataaactatcatTTTCTACCTTTTTTCATTGCTCTCTTATTATATATACCTTTTCTACAACTTTAATTCTTGGAATAGTTAATTGGTTCACTGGTTATCTGtccaataatttttaaaacggaAACATACGAT of the Manduca sexta isolate Smith_Timp_Sample1 chromosome 27, JHU_Msex_v1.0, whole genome shotgun sequence genome contains:
- the LOC115448557 gene encoding DENN domain-containing protein 1A isoform X3, encoding MGSRIRDTVRYLFEVFCEVSPGELGKDPYILRKYPESYKNEEELKNVPKFTFPCALENTFAQHYSFVLTSVDSKYTFCFCRYDPKSNTSLVLLSHLPWHDIFYKLLNCIANIIHSPEKSQLTSFLEACRIRPPMPGHTLKVIYDAGHSAFTCQSPDAKLPSIPENCNLTEYFSAVDTKCMAGLWAALLHERRVAIVASKPSRLSACVQAANATLFPMSWQHIFIPILPKHLVDYLLAPMPFLIGVPRSVMDNVRMSEIGDVVVLDVDANELRSPFHDLESLPPDLVASLKKALSDKNALGDAVSRAFLRALVCLIGGYRDAIKIENGQLITFNDEAFVRTRKNMQPFLRKILQSQIFQQFIDERLELLNSGRGFNDEFEVECNNYADKLSTGSGQKLKQQYRDWAKNVKKEGGAFFKTVKDKANPAVQSAVKTVRQGGKNMKSAVRGLKSKMPRTGSRPSSINTTDDSRFSCGSATPVSSDSSESSPAHEPPTPRDPPPALPLDLLTEMEFLFASKNSQRRDSFPNSSHNSEISLPDKASCGSDTDLIKLDDSPTDLEDFDPLKCRDKKQKVDQVKSSADSALLHEYGLDFSQFGLLDCSAGSSTAQEHASSVPKGWTTFN